The DNA window CATGAAGCCGGTGCGCTGACCACATTACGGCGTTGCCGCCTTTTTGTCTTGCATCCGCCGTACCCAATCGCGAACCTGTCCGGCCAGCACTAGTTGCATGGCCCCTCCCGCAATGGCGTACACGCCGATCAGCCACACCACGGCTTCCAATCCGGCCACCGGCCACACAATCAAGGCCAGGCCAAACAGCACGGAAAGAATGCCTGCCACGATGAACAGCCATTCTCCTTCGACGTGGCGACGCAGTCGCAATGCAAACACGATTTCCAACACGCCGCTAATTAGCGCACGCAGGCCGATATAGATCACCAGCACCAACGCCGCCACGCCGGGCCGGGCGAAAGTAAACACACCGATCATAATTCCAAAAATGCCCGCCAACAGCAGCAGCCACCAATCGTCAAAGGTGTCGTGACTGGCCAAAGAACCCACGACGGCAAAAGTTCCATCCACAATCGCAAAAATTGCAAACACCCAAATCAGCGAAGCCACCACCGCCAGAGTCGGCAGTGCCAGCACCAGCACGCCAAATACCAAGGCCAACAGGCCGCGGATCACTAAAAAGCTGGAGATGCGTTTTGCTTTATCGAACATGATCGGGTCCTCAATTTTGGATGCTGGAATATCGACTAGGTGAGTGACGCGCAATCCACGGAAATAACTGGCCTTA is part of the Pirellulales bacterium genome and encodes:
- a CDS encoding HdeD family acid-resistance protein, with protein sequence MFDKAKRISSFLVIRGLLALVFGVLVLALPTLAVVASLIWVFAIFAIVDGTFAVVGSLASHDTFDDWWLLLLAGIFGIMIGVFTFARPGVAALVLVIYIGLRALISGVLEIVFALRLRRHVEGEWLFIVAGILSVLFGLALIVWPVAGLEAVVWLIGVYAIAGGAMQLVLAGQVRDWVRRMQDKKAATP